GGTGCGGCCCGCGGCCCGGCCGTCGTGGACGGACTGGCTGACGACCACCGACCACAAGAAGATCGGCACGATGTACCTGGTCACCGCGTTCGTGTTCTTCATCGTGGGCGGCGTGATGGCGCTGCTGATGCGCGCGGAGCTGGCCCGGCCCGGGCTGCAGGTCATGTCGAACGAGCAGTTCAACCAGGCGTTCACGATGCACGGCTCGATCATGCTGCTGATGTTCGCGATGCCCCTGTTCACCGGTTTCGCCAACTGGATCATGCCGCTGCAGATCGGCGCCCCGGACGTCGCCTTCCCCCGGCTGAACATGCTGGCCTACTGGCTCTTCCTGTTCGGCTCCTCGATCGCGGCCTTCGGCTTCCTCACCCCGGGCGGGGCCGCCGACTTCGGCTGGTTCCTCTACGCCCCGCTGTCGGACGCCGTGCACTCACCCGGCCTGGGCGCCGACCTGTGGATCATGGGCGTCGCGCTGTCCGGATTCGGCTCGATCCTGGGCGCGGTCAACTTCATCACCACCATCATCTGCATGCGTGCGCCGGGCATGACCATGTTCCGCATGCCGATCTTCGTGTGGAACGTGCTGTTGACCGCCGTACTGATCCTGATCATCTTTCCGGTCCTGGCGGCGGCGTTGTTCGCGCTGGAATGCGACCGCAAGTTCGGCAGCCATGTCTTCGACGCGGCGAACGGCGGGGCGCTGCTGTGGCAGCACCTGTTCTGGTTCTTCGGCCATCCTGAGGTGTACGTGCTCGCGCTGCCGTTCTTCGGCATCGTCTCCGAGGTGATCCCGGTCTTCTCCCGCAAGCCGATGTTCGGCTACATGGGCCTGATCGGCGCCACGATCGCGATCGCCGGTCTGTCCGTGACGGTATGGGCGCACCACATGTACGTCACCGGTGGCGTGCTGCTGCCGTTCTTCTCCTTCATGACGCTCCTCATCGCCGTGCCGACCGGCGTGAAGTTCTTCAACTGGATCGGAACCATGTGGAAGGGGAGCCTGTCGTTCGAGACCCCGATGCTGTGGGCGACCGGCTTCCTGATCACCTTCACCTTCGGCGGTCTGACCGGTGTGATCCTGGCCTCGCCGCCGATGGACTTCCATCTCTCCGATTCGTACTTCGTCGTGGCCCACTTCCACTACACCGTCTTCGGCACGGTCGTGTACGCGATGTTCGCGGGCTTCCACTTCTGGTGGCCGAAGATGACCGGCAAGATACTCGACGAACGTCTTGGCAAGATCACGTTCTGGACGCTCACCATCGGCTTCCACACCACGTTCCTGGTCCAGCACTGGCTGGGTGCCGAGGGCATGCCCCGCCGCTACGCCGACTATCTGGCCGCGGACGGCTTCACCGCCCTGAACACGATCTCGACGATGGGTTCGTTCCTGCTGGGCCTGTCGATCCTGCCGTTCATCTACAACGCGTGGAAGACCGCCAAGTACGGAAAGAAGGTCGACGTCGACGACCCCTGGGGCTACGGCCGCTCCCTGGAGTGGGCGACCTCCTGCCCGCCGCCTCGGCACAACTTCGTGTCCCTGCCGCGGATCCGGTCCGAGTCCCCGGCGTTCGACCTGCATCATCCGGAGATCGTCGCGCTCGAGGCGGCGGAGTAGGCCATGGCCCAGCCCGTCCTGGCCCTGGGCGCCACGATGGTGACCGCGTCCGGCTGCGTCTGGTACCTCCCGGCCCTCGCAGACCTGCGCGCGGGCACCGACCGTCCGGCCTCCCGCCGTACTGCGGCGGCGGCCTGCCTCACCGGCTGGACGACGCTCGCGGGCATCGCCGTGCTTCTCTTCGTCGGCGTGATCTGGCAGGCGGCATGCGTCGTGGCGGTGGCGGGTGCGGCCGTCACGGCTGTGCTGCGGATCCGTGCCGCCGCACAGCACCACCAGGAGGTACGGGAGATGGCCCGTCGCTGGGCGGTGTTGGACGCCGGCCTGCCCCAGCACGGCCGGAGACACGACCTCTCCCCATACGTTGTCGCCGCCCTCCTCGGCTGCGGTCTGGTGGCCGCCGTGGTCACCGCGGCCGTCGCGATGACAACAGGATCCGACGGCGGCGGGAGCTGAGCGACAGCCGTCGCCCCGGCCGCCGTCGGCCTGGCTCTCACCATCGCGATCACGTTCACGCGCACGGTCCCCCGTCGCACCCCGACGGGCCGAGCGCGGCCCCTGCGCTAGAAGATGTCGGCGCCCCGGGAGCGAACGGAGACACAGCCTGCAGACGGGCGCGAATAACTCCTGTCCACACGTGAGCAACTCGCCGACATCGCCTCCACTCCGGTACCGGATCGCGTCCGCTGGAGGACAGGCTCACCACCGCCGACGGGCCGGAACTCGACCCTCCGCCTGGCCCGGACAGTCCTGGACAAGAGCAGTCTCCCAACGGCATCGCCTCCGCCGATCCGACCCTCGCGGCACCCGACTCTCCTCATCCTTCGGGCGGGGGGGTGCCCCTATCTCTTCGGTCAAGCCGTCTGGGCGTCCGCGGGAGTCCCCGGTGCGAGCTTCAGTTGTCCGTGGCTGTGTCGGCCCCGGTGTATTCGTAGATCCAGCCGGCGGGAGCATCGGGGGAACGGACGGGTGTGTAGATGTGCCAGGCGGCAGGGTTCCAGGGTCCCTGTACCCGGCCGCCACGAGCACGGAGGCGTGAAGGTGGAAGCGCGTCTTGATCGAGCTGGACGATCTTGGTCTGTCCGTTGAACGGGCCACCGGTCAGCTTGATGCCGACGGTGTTGTTGACCACTTCGCCAGCCAGCCAGCGGCGGATGACTTGCATGTGCTCGGAATCCTCGGCCCCCATCTCCGAAGCTGATCACGCACCTGTCCGGAGGACAAGGAGGTCTCAAGTCGCCGCGGCGGCCTGGGGTTCGCAGAAGGTGCCGTCGCGGAGCATTGCGGAGAGGACGTCGGCCCGGCGCCTGGCGAGGCAGAGCAGGGCCTGGGTGTGGTGCTTGCCCTGAGTGATCTTCTAGTCGTACTAGGCCCGCGATGCCGGGTCGCCCAAGGCGGCGAAGACGGAGAGGAAGAATGCTCGTTTGAGCTGCTTGTTTCCTCTGTGGGAGGGCTGTTCGCCGCGGATCGACGACCCGGAACTGCGGGTCGTCGGCGCGAGTCCGGCGTAGGTGGCGAGGTGGCCTGCGGTCGGGAAGGTGCTGCCGTCGCCGACCTCGATCAGGATCCGTGCTCCGGTCCTGACGCCGATGCCCCGCATGGACGTCAGGACCTTCGAAAGAGGGTGAGCCTCCAGGAGTTCCTCGATCCGAGCGGCCAGCAGCTTGCGCTGGTCAAGGACGGCCGTCAGGGACCCGGCCAGGCTTGGGACGATCAGCGCGGCCGCCTCGGTCCCCGGAACGACGACGGTCTGCTCGTCCAGGGCGGCGAAGATCTCCTCGACCAGCCGCTCGGCCATCCTCGACGAATGGGCCTACGCGCGGCCCTACAGGCCCCGAGGCCGAACGACGCGACACCTACCCACAGTGGCTCCACACCTACAATCACCACCGCGGACACACCGCGCTCGAAGGCCAGCCACCCGCGTCCCCAACCTCACGGGACAGTACACCTAGCACCCGCTCCAGCGACGGATGGATCTGGGGTCAGCAGTCCGTGAAGCCGGTTCGCGACCCGGGTTGCCCCGCCGGCCAGGTCGTCGTCGAAGCCCACCATCTCCAGCTCGGCGATCGTCTCGTCCTCGCCGTCGATGGCCCGCAGCGTGTGGGGCATGGCGCGGGAGGCGTCCGCGATGATGAACGCGTCCCTCGCGCCGGTCTTCGCCTCACCGGGGTAGAGGTCGGCGATCCGCCGCATCGTCAGTCCGGGCAGGTAGGCGACCGGGCAGCCCATGTCCCTCGCGACCGCCAGCGGCAGGGCTCCGATTGAGGCCGGCTGGTCGACCACGACCAGCACCGTTCCGCGCTTGGCCTGCAACTTTGCGAACAGTTCGCGGAGCTTGGGCTCGGTGTTGGGCAGGCGCTTGTCGAACGTCTTCTTCCCGGCCGGCGTGACGGCAGTGGCGTGGTGTTCGCCCTTGCCGACGTCCAGGCCGAGGAAGACGTCGATGTCGCCGGTGTCGATCACGTGCAGGCCCCTCCATCACGCTTTCGTCCGGCCCTGCCAGGGCACCGAGCTGTCACATCCACGTTACGGAGAGCTCTTCCGACTCGGGTGAAGCCGGTGCTCAAGCCCCTCATCAGTGGTCGAGCGTCGTGCGGCCCCGGGCGGCCAGGTGTCACAGGAACCATTGAAGGCAACCACCCCCAAGCCATACCCGGGGCCACTGGATCCTCCGGACCGTACGACAGCCCGTCCGACCCATCAACAACGTAGGACCACCCCCCGGATCATCCACAACAGGAGGGGCAAGTCATGCCAGAACCGAAGGCCGGAGGCCCCATTGCGGAACCACGAAAACGGTAACGGGGGGAGAGACCCCAGTTGCGCACGAGGCGGGCAGGCTCGCACACCTCGACACCGGCCACCCAGCGTCGCCGCCCGCCAGTTCCGGCTGGTGACCTCCCGCCCACGCCGCGCTGCCCTCAACGATGACGCCGTACGGTCCATTTCCACGCAGGCGGGGATAGCTCCTTATCGACGTACAGGTTGCTGCCGTAGAAGCAGAGGCCCCGTACATGCGGGGATAGCTCCCACCCCCAGGCAAACACGATCAAGGGCTACGAGTCGGCCCCGCGCAGGCTGGGCTTGCTCCCGTCCCCCGCGCCGCAGAACAAACACCGCGCACGGAACGCGGTGAGGGTCGACAGCCCTCCGCGCACCCTGAATGACCTTCGTGCCGTTTCCTGTACGGGCCGTTTCTCGTCGCCCCACGGTTGGCGGCTACGCCGTGATCCAAGGGCCGCCCAGCACCCTGCTCATCGTCCGTCACTCGGACACCCAGCTACAGGCAGTCCGTAGACCGAGCAGCCGACGGGGTATGTCGGCTGCTCTCGGCCATACCCCGAGGAAGCCGAGAGGCACTGGGGGCGACTTCCTGGTGCGATCTGGGGCCGATTTCAGTACGGGCCGTTTCTCCCTCACGCCGACCGGCCACGTCGGCAACGGCACGATCCAGGCGAGCCCCGTCGCCACCACACCGCGCCTACCCTGCTGCGCCCCTGGGCAGAGTGGATGGAACGGTGCCGGAGCGGCCCCTTCCGGTTTCCTCGCGTCCAGCCGGCGTCCAGAATCCAGTACCCAACCAGCCGCAGGAGCCATATACCGCAAGGTTCAACCGCTACGAACTGGAACATCCGTGCAGGCCAGTGGACGTTCACACTATCAACACCGGCAATCAGGCCGAACTCACGAGCAGCAGATTCGGCCCGTTCAGGCAAAGTTGACGCTCCGACACCCGCAAATGAACGTTTCCGCAGGTCAGAGCCCTGCGCAGGTGGGACGGGTGGGACTCGAACCCACGGCCGACGGATTATGAGTCCTTTGAGGATCTTGGCAGTCCTTGCCGATCAACGCTCTTCCTTGATTTTTTCGCAGGTCAGACAGGTTTATCCATGTAGGAGTTCCGCAGTCCTTGTCAGTCTGTTCTTTTCCTTGCGGCCTCAACTCGGCCTCAATGGGGCCCAGCAGGATCGCGCCTACTCAAGGACGGGAACCGAACCTGCCCGCAGCGAATTCCCTTTCCGGCGTTGCTGGACACCAGATGGGTCTTGGTTTGAACACCCGGCGGGACCAAGGTACTTGGCCAGCCTGTGAAAGGCCTTGGCATCGGGCTGTGCGGGTGCCGCCCCGGTCGGGACGTACAGCCGGGGCCTGCCACGAAATCGCGTCCGCCGAGCCGTTACGTGCCGCTGCGACGTCGAGACCGTGGCGAAGCCCAGCGCGCCGACCAGTGCGATCGTGACGGCCGCGAGAACCTTGTTGTGCGGGATGAGCGTGAAGGGCGCAGAGCGATCGGCTTTCTCCGCCTCGTCCGGCGTCACATCGACGTCCTGCTGGCCATGGCCCGCGACGGTCACCTGCCACGAACCCGGAATCCCACTGACCGTTTGACGAAAATCAGACATCCGTTCCCGGTTGCGATTGCCGCGGCATCCTCAGGCCTTCGGTCGGTCCGGTGCGTAGAGCGCCTCGATGTCCGCCGCGAACTTGGTGACCACGTATCCGCGCCGCACTTTCTGCGAGTGTGTCAGTTCCTCACCGACGACGAACGCTCGGCTCAGGATGCGGAATCTCCTGATGCTCTCGGCCGCGGACACCGTCCGGTTGGCCTCGTCCACAGCGGCCTGGATGGCCGACCTGAGTTCCGGGTCGTGGCGGATTTCCTTGATGTCGGCCGCTCGCGGCCGGCCGTGTTCGAGCTTCCACCGGGTGAGGAATTCGGGGTCGAGGGTGATGAGCGCACCGATGTAGGGCCGTTGGTCGCCGACGAGCACGCACTGGTCGATCAGCCAGTGGGCCCGGAGCCGGTCCTCCAGCGGAGCGGGGGCGACATTCTTACCGACGGCGGTGATGATGAGGTCCTTCTTGCGGCCGGTGATGGTCAGATACCCGTCGTCCAACTCGCCCACGTCACCGGTGCGGAACCAGCCGTCGGAGTCGAACGCCTCGTCCGTGGCCTGCTTGTCGTGCAGGTAGCCACCGAAGACGTTCGGGCCCTTCACGAGCACTTCGTCCCCGGGACCGATGCGTACCGCGCAGCCGGGCAGCGGGCGGCCGACGCTGCCGACACGCTGGGCGGCCGGGAGGTTGAGGGTCACTCCTGAGGTGGTTTCGGTCAGCCCCCAGCCCTCCAGGACGGTGACTCCGGCGCCGCGCCAGAAGTGCCCGAGGCGGGCTCCCAGGGGCGCGCCGCCGCTGCACGCGTAGGCGACCCGTCCCCCCAGCGCGGCCCGCAGCTTCCTGAACACCAGCCGGTCGAACACCCGGCGCCTGCCGCGCAGCCACAGGCCGGGACCGCCGTGGTCCAGGGACTTGCTGTAAGCGACAGCGGTGGCTTCGGCGGCACGGAACAATCTCGCGTGCCCGCCCTCCACGGCCGTGCGCTGAGCGGTGTTGCGCAGTTTCTCGAACACCCGCGGGACGGCCAGCAGCAACGTGGGCCGGTAGGACCGCAGTTCGGTGGGGAGGTTCTTGAGGTCGCTGGTGTGCGCGACCTGCGCGCCGTTGTGCACGGCGGCGAGCCCGACGACCCGCGCCAGAACGTGCGCCGGCGGCAGGAACATCAGGATCATGGTGTGTTCGGTCAGGACCTTCTCCCCGATCCCGTCGGCGAGGGCGACGTTGCGCACCTCGGCGACCAGATTGCCGTGGCTGATCAGGCAGCCTCTGGGCGTGCCGGTCGTGCCGGAGGTGTAGACGATGGTCGCCAGCCCGTCGGCGCCGACCGCACGCCGCCGCCGCTCGACCCGTTCCGGGGGGACCGATCGGCCCAGCTCGACGAGGTGCCCGAGCCCCTCGTCCATCCGCCACACCTGGCCCACCGCTGCCACCCCGGCCTCGGCCAGGACGCGTTCCCGCCCCTCGTCCTCGACGAACGCGGCCACGGCACCGCTGTCGCGCAGGATCCACGCGACCTGCACCGGGGACGAGGTCTCGTACACGGGCACGCTGACCGCCGCCGCGGTCCAGATCGCGAAGTCGCACAGCATCCATTCGTAGCGGGAAGCCGCCATCAGCGCGATCCGGTCGCCCGGCGCGATCCCGGTCGCCATCAAGCCCGCGGCCAGCGCCCGGACCTCGTCGGCGAACTCCCTGGAGGTAACAGTCCGCCAGACACCGTCGACCTTGCGGGCGAACGCCTCGCGGTCGGGGCGGTGAAGGGCGTTGTCGACAATGTCGTCGGTCGCGTTCATGTGAGGCGACGTCACGTACTTCGCCGGGGTGCGCCACGCCCCCGAGTCCGATGGCTCCTCCATACCCCCATACTGCGGCTCCGGTGAGCCCCCGCAAGGGGACCAACGGCACCGTGCGGGGGCTCACCGGCCCAAGACGAACCGAGGACGGACATCCCACGATGGAGTCACCTCGCGGGGGAAGGATTTCCGCGCCGACAGGGCGGTCCTGCGGACACGGAGCACCGATGACTCTTCCACCCCATCCCGCCGACGTACCACCGGGCTACCCGCTCGCGTACGAACGCGAACTGCGGCTCAGTGACGGCCGACGCGCCGCGATCCGGCCGATCGTGCCGTCCGACGCACCGGCCCTGGCCGCGGCGATCCGGTCGGCGGACGCCGAAACACTGCGCCGACGTTTCCTGGGCGGTCCGCCACGCCTCACACCGGAACTGCTGACCCGGCTCACGACGCTGGACTACAACCTCCGATTCGCCCTCGTCGCCGCGGAAGCTGCCTCCGGAAAGGGCATCGGCATCGCACGCTACGAGCAGGTGGCCGACGGTGTCGCGGAGGTCGCCGTCGCGGTGGACCCGGCCTGGCGCCGGGTCGGGCTGGCGACCGCGCTGGTCGAACTCCTGGCCCAGGCGGCGCTGGAACGGCGCATCCACACCTTCAGCGCCTCCTACATCGCCGAGAACCGCCCGGTGGCGGCGCTGTTGTCCCTCGCCGACCTCACCGGTGCCTGCGCGGTCGGACAGGGACTGGCCGAGTCAGAGGTCGAACTGGACCGCGGCAGCGTCATCGCGGCCGTGCGCGCGTTGGACACGGACCAGGACACGCCCGCGGGATCCGGCGGTGTCAGGCACCTGCGATGACAGCGAAACCCGCCTGCTCAAGGACGGAAGTCAGCAGTCATGACGCCACGCGTCGAACACGTGCACACGGCGGAAATCACGGACTCCCACACCCGGCCGCCCGTGTCGAAGCCCCTGCGCCGCCAAGTCCGGGCAGACCACGGCTCCGTTCCCATGCCCACGTGCGGGGACGCCGACTCGCCGACGCACAGGCGCCGACCGATGAACCACCTGGCCTTTCCGCCACCTTTTGACATGAATAGTCTCTATCGAGGGTGACACGATGAATCAGCAGCTCCTGGCCAAGACGTTCGTCGAGTTGGCGGACAACCTGGTCGCCGACTTCGACCTGACCGACTTCCTGCGCCTGCTCACCGACCGCTGTGCGGCGATACTCGGCGCCGACGCGGCCGGTGCACTGCTCGCGGAACGTCACGGTGAACTGCGGGTGATCGGCGCCTCGGACGAACGGGTGCGTCTGCTGGAGCTGTTCCAGCTGCAGAGCGACGAGGGCCCCTGCCTGGAGTGCTACCGCACCGGCACCCCGGTGCTCGTCCCCGACCTGACCCGGGAGGTCGAGGACTGGCCGCGGTTCGCCAGCGCCGCCAAGCGCAGCGGCTTCTCCGCCGTCCAGGCGCTGCCGATGCGGCTGCGGGACGAGGTCGTCGGCGCCCTGAACCTGTTCCGTGCCGAGCCCGGCCCCTTCGACCCGACGGGCACACTCATCGCGCAGGCGCTGGCCGACGCGGCCACCATCAGCCTCCTGCAACAACGCTCCATCCACCGCAGCAACG
The DNA window shown above is from Streptomyces sp. NBC_01451 and carries:
- the ctaD gene encoding aa3-type cytochrome oxidase subunit I, with the protein product MAAVADEASRPAVRPAARPSWTDWLTTTDHKKIGTMYLVTAFVFFIVGGVMALLMRAELARPGLQVMSNEQFNQAFTMHGSIMLLMFAMPLFTGFANWIMPLQIGAPDVAFPRLNMLAYWLFLFGSSIAAFGFLTPGGAADFGWFLYAPLSDAVHSPGLGADLWIMGVALSGFGSILGAVNFITTIICMRAPGMTMFRMPIFVWNVLLTAVLILIIFPVLAAALFALECDRKFGSHVFDAANGGALLWQHLFWFFGHPEVYVLALPFFGIVSEVIPVFSRKPMFGYMGLIGATIAIAGLSVTVWAHHMYVTGGVLLPFFSFMTLLIAVPTGVKFFNWIGTMWKGSLSFETPMLWATGFLITFTFGGLTGVILASPPMDFHLSDSYFVVAHFHYTVFGTVVYAMFAGFHFWWPKMTGKILDERLGKITFWTLTIGFHTTFLVQHWLGAEGMPRRYADYLAADGFTALNTISTMGSFLLGLSILPFIYNAWKTAKYGKKVDVDDPWGYGRSLEWATSCPPPRHNFVSLPRIRSESPAFDLHHPEIVALEAAE
- a CDS encoding AMP-dependent synthetase/ligase — its product is MEEPSDSGAWRTPAKYVTSPHMNATDDIVDNALHRPDREAFARKVDGVWRTVTSREFADEVRALAAGLMATGIAPGDRIALMAASRYEWMLCDFAIWTAAAVSVPVYETSSPVQVAWILRDSGAVAAFVEDEGRERVLAEAGVAAVGQVWRMDEGLGHLVELGRSVPPERVERRRRAVGADGLATIVYTSGTTGTPRGCLISHGNLVAEVRNVALADGIGEKVLTEHTMILMFLPPAHVLARVVGLAAVHNGAQVAHTSDLKNLPTELRSYRPTLLLAVPRVFEKLRNTAQRTAVEGGHARLFRAAEATAVAYSKSLDHGGPGLWLRGRRRVFDRLVFRKLRAALGGRVAYACSGGAPLGARLGHFWRGAGVTVLEGWGLTETTSGVTLNLPAAQRVGSVGRPLPGCAVRIGPGDEVLVKGPNVFGGYLHDKQATDEAFDSDGWFRTGDVGELDDGYLTITGRKKDLIITAVGKNVAPAPLEDRLRAHWLIDQCVLVGDQRPYIGALITLDPEFLTRWKLEHGRPRAADIKEIRHDPELRSAIQAAVDEANRTVSAAESIRRFRILSRAFVVGEELTHSQKVRRGYVVTKFAADIEALYAPDRPKA
- a CDS encoding GNAT family N-acetyltransferase — encoded protein: MTLPPHPADVPPGYPLAYERELRLSDGRRAAIRPIVPSDAPALAAAIRSADAETLRRRFLGGPPRLTPELLTRLTTLDYNLRFALVAAEAASGKGIGIARYEQVADGVAEVAVAVDPAWRRVGLATALVELLAQAALERRIHTFSASYIAENRPVAALLSLADLTGACAVGQGLAESEVELDRGSVIAAVRALDTDQDTPAGSGGVRHLR